The proteins below are encoded in one region of Manis pentadactyla isolate mManPen7 chromosome 2, mManPen7.hap1, whole genome shotgun sequence:
- the TP53I3 gene encoding quinone oxidoreductase PIG3 isoform X2, with amino-acid sequence MRRRVEGWFGRPHPWPRPCPNSQAPPDGLGSPGLRRGPRPKLNEAGRPARSGGPGPQQRQGQYAPPSGASSVLGLEASGYIAELGPGCQGQWKIGDPAMVLLPGGGQAQYVTVPEGLLMPIPAGLTLLQAAAIPEAWLTAFQLLHLLGNIQAGDSVLIHAGASGVGTAAIQLARMAGAIPLVTAGSQHKLQVAEKLGAAAGFNYKEEDFSEATLKFTKGAGVNLILDCIGGSFWEKNVKCLALDGRWVLYGLMGGADINGPLFSKLLFKRGNLITSLLRSRDKKYKQMLVKAFTEQILPRFSTEGPQRLLPVLDRVYPVTEIQEAHAYMEANKNVGKIVLELPQ; translated from the exons ATGAGGAGAAGAGTGGAGGGCTGGTTCGGTCGGCCCCACCCCTGGCCCCGGCCCTGCCCCAACTCCCAGGCCCCTCCGGACGGCCTAGGCAGTCCCGGGCTCCGGCGTGGGCCCCGCCCGAAGCTGAACGAGGCTGGCCGCCCCGCCCGCAGCGGAGGACCCGGCCCGCAGCAA AGACAAGGCCAGTATGCTCCACCCTCGGGAGCTAGCAGCGTTCTGGGACTCGAAGCATCTGGATACATTGCAGAACTGGGGCCCGGCTGCCAGGGGCAGTGGAAGATTGGGGACCCAGCCATGGTTCTGCTGCCTGGAGGGGGCCAGGCTCAGTATGTCACAGTCCCTGAAGGGCTCCTTATGCCCATCCCGGCAGGACTGACCCTGCTCCAGGCTGCAGCCATCCCAGAGGCCTGGCTCACTGCCTTCCAGCTGTTACATCTCTTGG GAAACATTCAGGCTGGAGACTCTGTGCTAATCCATGCAGGAGCAAGTGGTGTGGGCACAGCTGCCATCCAACTTGCACGAATGGCTGGAGCTATTCCTCTAGTCACGGCTGGCTCCCAGCACAAGCTTCAAGTGGCAGAAAAGCTCGGAGCAGCTGCTGGATTCAATTACAAAGAAGAGGATTTTTCTGAAGCAACATTGAAATTCACCAAAG GTGCTGGAGTCAATCTTATTCTAGACTGCATAGGTGGATCCTTCTGGGAGAAAAATGTCAAGTGCCTAGCTCTTGATGGTCGCTGGGTTCTCTATGGTTTGATGGGAGGAGCTGACATCAATGGGCCTCTGTTTTCAAAGCTGCTTTTTAAACGAGGAAATCTGATCACCAGTCTGCTGCGATCCAGGGACAAAAAG tacaagcaaatgctggtgaaggcTTTCACAGAACAAATTCTGCCCCGCTTCTCCACGGAGGGCCCCCAACGTCTCCTGCCTGTTTTGGACAGAGTCTACCCTGTGACTGAAATCCAAGAGGCCCATGCATACATGGAGGCTAACAAGAACGTGGGCAAAATCGTCCTGGAGCTACCGCAATGA
- the TP53I3 gene encoding quinone oxidoreductase PIG3 isoform X1, translating into MRRRVEGWFGRPHPWPRPCPNSQAPPDGLGSPGLRRGPRPKLNEAGRPARSGGPGPQQVSHAGSGRRAGPGGGPQLPGVYLAACSSLCNCSTAATRHGHPHFLRPPSVASVGARLEQQGPGRRRAGASGSLPGPTLSSENMLAVHFDKPGGPENLSVKEVAKPSPGAGEVLLKVAASALNRADLLQRQGQYAPPSGASSVLGLEASGYIAELGPGCQGQWKIGDPAMVLLPGGGQAQYVTVPEGLLMPIPAGLTLLQAAAIPEAWLTAFQLLHLLGNIQAGDSVLIHAGASGVGTAAIQLARMAGAIPLVTAGSQHKLQVAEKLGAAAGFNYKEEDFSEATLKFTKGAGVNLILDCIGGSFWEKNVKCLALDGRWVLYGLMGGADINGPLFSKLLFKRGNLITSLLRSRDKKYKQMLVKAFTEQILPRFSTEGPQRLLPVLDRVYPVTEIQEAHAYMEANKNVGKIVLELPQ; encoded by the exons ATGAGGAGAAGAGTGGAGGGCTGGTTCGGTCGGCCCCACCCCTGGCCCCGGCCCTGCCCCAACTCCCAGGCCCCTCCGGACGGCCTAGGCAGTCCCGGGCTCCGGCGTGGGCCCCGCCCGAAGCTGAACGAGGCTGGCCGCCCCGCCCGCAGCGGAGGACCCGGCCCGCAGCAAGTAAGTCACGCGGGCTCCGGCCGGCGAGCTGGGCCGGGCGGCGGACCCCAACTCCCCGGGGTGTACTTGGCCGCATGCTCTTCATTGTGTAACTGCTCTACTGCAGCCACCCGGCACGGCCATCCGCACTTCCTCCGGCCCCCGTCTGTGGCCTCTGTCGGGGCCCGTCTGGAGCAGCAGGGACCCGGGAGAAGGAGGGCGGGGGCTTCGGGCTCCCTGCCTGGCCCCACCTTGTCCTCAGAGAACATGTTAGCTGTGCACTTTGACAAGCCGGGAGGACCAGAAAACCTCTCCGTGAAGGAGGTGGCCAAGCCAAGCCCAGGAGCGGGTGAAGTCCTCCTGAAGGTGGCGGCCAGCGCCCTGAACCGGGCAGACTTACTCCAG AGACAAGGCCAGTATGCTCCACCCTCGGGAGCTAGCAGCGTTCTGGGACTCGAAGCATCTGGATACATTGCAGAACTGGGGCCCGGCTGCCAGGGGCAGTGGAAGATTGGGGACCCAGCCATGGTTCTGCTGCCTGGAGGGGGCCAGGCTCAGTATGTCACAGTCCCTGAAGGGCTCCTTATGCCCATCCCGGCAGGACTGACCCTGCTCCAGGCTGCAGCCATCCCAGAGGCCTGGCTCACTGCCTTCCAGCTGTTACATCTCTTGG GAAACATTCAGGCTGGAGACTCTGTGCTAATCCATGCAGGAGCAAGTGGTGTGGGCACAGCTGCCATCCAACTTGCACGAATGGCTGGAGCTATTCCTCTAGTCACGGCTGGCTCCCAGCACAAGCTTCAAGTGGCAGAAAAGCTCGGAGCAGCTGCTGGATTCAATTACAAAGAAGAGGATTTTTCTGAAGCAACATTGAAATTCACCAAAG GTGCTGGAGTCAATCTTATTCTAGACTGCATAGGTGGATCCTTCTGGGAGAAAAATGTCAAGTGCCTAGCTCTTGATGGTCGCTGGGTTCTCTATGGTTTGATGGGAGGAGCTGACATCAATGGGCCTCTGTTTTCAAAGCTGCTTTTTAAACGAGGAAATCTGATCACCAGTCTGCTGCGATCCAGGGACAAAAAG tacaagcaaatgctggtgaaggcTTTCACAGAACAAATTCTGCCCCGCTTCTCCACGGAGGGCCCCCAACGTCTCCTGCCTGTTTTGGACAGAGTCTACCCTGTGACTGAAATCCAAGAGGCCCATGCATACATGGAGGCTAACAAGAACGTGGGCAAAATCGTCCTGGAGCTACCGCAATGA
- the TP53I3 gene encoding quinone oxidoreductase PIG3 isoform X3 yields MLAVHFDKPGGPENLSVKEVAKPSPGAGEVLLKVAASALNRADLLQRQGQYAPPSGASSVLGLEASGYIAELGPGCQGQWKIGDPAMVLLPGGGQAQYVTVPEGLLMPIPAGLTLLQAAAIPEAWLTAFQLLHLLGNIQAGDSVLIHAGASGVGTAAIQLARMAGAIPLVTAGSQHKLQVAEKLGAAAGFNYKEEDFSEATLKFTKGAGVNLILDCIGGSFWEKNVKCLALDGRWVLYGLMGGADINGPLFSKLLFKRGNLITSLLRSRDKKYKQMLVKAFTEQILPRFSTEGPQRLLPVLDRVYPVTEIQEAHAYMEANKNVGKIVLELPQ; encoded by the exons ATGTTAGCTGTGCACTTTGACAAGCCGGGAGGACCAGAAAACCTCTCCGTGAAGGAGGTGGCCAAGCCAAGCCCAGGAGCGGGTGAAGTCCTCCTGAAGGTGGCGGCCAGCGCCCTGAACCGGGCAGACTTACTCCAG AGACAAGGCCAGTATGCTCCACCCTCGGGAGCTAGCAGCGTTCTGGGACTCGAAGCATCTGGATACATTGCAGAACTGGGGCCCGGCTGCCAGGGGCAGTGGAAGATTGGGGACCCAGCCATGGTTCTGCTGCCTGGAGGGGGCCAGGCTCAGTATGTCACAGTCCCTGAAGGGCTCCTTATGCCCATCCCGGCAGGACTGACCCTGCTCCAGGCTGCAGCCATCCCAGAGGCCTGGCTCACTGCCTTCCAGCTGTTACATCTCTTGG GAAACATTCAGGCTGGAGACTCTGTGCTAATCCATGCAGGAGCAAGTGGTGTGGGCACAGCTGCCATCCAACTTGCACGAATGGCTGGAGCTATTCCTCTAGTCACGGCTGGCTCCCAGCACAAGCTTCAAGTGGCAGAAAAGCTCGGAGCAGCTGCTGGATTCAATTACAAAGAAGAGGATTTTTCTGAAGCAACATTGAAATTCACCAAAG GTGCTGGAGTCAATCTTATTCTAGACTGCATAGGTGGATCCTTCTGGGAGAAAAATGTCAAGTGCCTAGCTCTTGATGGTCGCTGGGTTCTCTATGGTTTGATGGGAGGAGCTGACATCAATGGGCCTCTGTTTTCAAAGCTGCTTTTTAAACGAGGAAATCTGATCACCAGTCTGCTGCGATCCAGGGACAAAAAG tacaagcaaatgctggtgaaggcTTTCACAGAACAAATTCTGCCCCGCTTCTCCACGGAGGGCCCCCAACGTCTCCTGCCTGTTTTGGACAGAGTCTACCCTGTGACTGAAATCCAAGAGGCCCATGCATACATGGAGGCTAACAAGAACGTGGGCAAAATCGTCCTGGAGCTACCGCAATGA
- the SF3B6 gene encoding splicing factor 3B subunit 6 yields the protein MAMQAAKRANIRLPPEVNRILYIRNLPYKITAEEMYDIFGKYGPIRQIRVGNTPETRGTAYVVYEDIFDAKNACDHLSGFNVCNRYLVVLYYNANRAFQKMDTKKKEEQLKLLKEKYGINTDPPK from the exons ATGGCGATGCAAGCGGCCAAAAGGGCGAAT ATTCGACTTCCACCTGAAGTAAATCGGATTTTGTATATAAGAAATTTGCCATACAAAATCACAGCTGAGGAAATGTATGATATATTTGGGAAATACGGACCTATTCGTCAAATCAGAGT GGGGAACACACCAGAAACTAGAGGAACAGCTTATGTGGTCTATGAAGACATCTTTGATGCCAAGAATGCATGTGATCACCTGTCAGGATTCAATGTTTGTAACAGATACCTCGTGGTTTTGTACTATAATGCCAATAGG GCATTTCAGAAGATGGACAcaaagaagaaggaagagcagtTGAAACTTCTTAAGGAGAAATATGGCATCAACACTGATCCACCAAAGTAG
- the FKBP1B gene encoding peptidyl-prolyl cis-trans isomerase FKBP1B isoform X3, which translates to MVWPWILHVGGKSGMLQNGKKFDSSRDRNKPFKFRIGKQEVIKGFEEGAAQMSLGQRAKLTCTPDVAYGATGHPGVIPPNATLIFDVELLNLE; encoded by the exons ATGGTGTGGCCTTGGATTTTACATGTTGGGGGGAAATCAG GAATGCTCCAAAATGGGAAGAAATTTGATTCATCCAGAGACAGAAACAAACCTTTCAAGTTCAGAATTGGCAAACAGGAAGTCATCAAGGGTTTTGAAGAGGGCGCAGCCCAG ATGAGCTTGGGGCAGAGGGCGAAGCTGACCTGCACCCCTGATGTGGCATATGGAGCCACGGGCCACCCTGGTGTCATCCCTCCCAATGCCACCCTCATCTTTGACGTGGAACTGCTCAACTTAGAGTGA